A genomic segment from Sciurus carolinensis chromosome 1, mSciCar1.2, whole genome shotgun sequence encodes:
- the Fabp5 gene encoding fatty acid-binding protein 5 — MATIQQLEGRWRLVDSKGFDDYMKELGVGLTMRKMGAMAKPDCIITLEGQQLNIKTESTLKTTQFSCTLGEKFEETTADGRKTQTVCSFVDGALVQHQEWDGKESTITRKLKDGKLVVECVMNNVTCTRVYEKVE, encoded by the exons ATGGCCACCATTCAGCAGCTGGAAGGAAGATGGCGCCTGGTGGACAGCAAAGGCTTTGATGACTACATGAAAGAACTAG GAGTGGGACTGACTATGCGGAAAATGGGCGCAATGGCCAAACCAGATTGCATCATCACCCTTGAAGGCCAGCAGCTCaacataaaaactgaaagcactttgAAAACAACACAGTTTTCTTGTACCCTGGGAGAGAAGTTTGAAGAAACTACAGCTGATGGCAGAAAAACTCAG ACGGTCTGCAGCTTTGTCGACGGTGCATTGGTTCAGCATCAAGAATGGGATGGGAAGGAAAGCACAATCACAAGAAAATTGAAAGATGGGAAGTTAGTGGTG GAGTGTGTCATGAATAATGTCACCTGTACTCGGGTCTATgagaaagtagaataa